The following are encoded in a window of Hemicordylus capensis ecotype Gifberg chromosome 12, rHemCap1.1.pri, whole genome shotgun sequence genomic DNA:
- the LOC128336260 gene encoding adenosine receptor A2b-like, which yields MQSTAGPGPPCCPGERHSPAPRLSDATEPCCDSRPPAFRAAARQKTDIGGTLQRRLGRSSTVKAGEGKGGAGERASANRAEAPPRPCAEIAARAEAAAGEKPVGGEVARALPRRARRAAGRKVGAHSGPARRQGGPGPRWLVRLVLSGTSRCNCSSKDSIPAGLAGPRKEGRKDAGSPGCAQGPRVRVGPWGPQPGAGTGHGCRCLPAAGTLAVSRERGLSGSGGPCGHGCCPSALRSEPGGSPVLGMTQPAPRGMDAGYIAVEVMIAVLSIVGNVLVCWAVAINSTLKNATNYFLVSLAVADIAVGLLAIPFAITISVGLETNFHCCLFLACFVLVLTQSSIFSLLAVAVDRYLAIKIPLRYKSIVTGKRARGLIGILWLLSFSIGLIPLMGWNLRDVATGSCPNATNGTRGPGEGGRPACLVKCLFENVVTMSYMVYFNFFGCVLLPLLAMLGIYVKIFMVACRQLRQMELVGNSRTTLQKEVNAAKSLAIIVGVFAICWLPLHILNCLTLFDKDFGEQKPEELMNFTIILSHINSVVNPIIYAYRIQDFRCTFRKILWRYVLCKPQDFPKYPKGSRASRHLSVSNISSTRACI from the exons ATGCAAAGTACAGCGGGGCCAGGTCCTCCTTGCTGTCCCGGAGAGCGGCACTCCCCCGCCCCACGCCTTTCAGACGCGACGGAGCCGTGTTGTGACTCACGTCCACCCGCCTTTCGGGCTGCTGCGCGCCAGAAAACGGACATCGGGGGCACATTGCAGAGGCGCCTCGGTCGAAGTAGTACGGTAAAAgccggggaagggaagggaggggctgGGGAGCGCGCCTCAGCCAATCGGGCGGAGGCCCCGCCCCGCCCATGTGCAGAAATAGCCGCGCGGGCAGAGGCGGCTGCCGGGGAGAAGCCCGTCGGTGGCGAAGTGGCGCGGGCTCTGCCCCGGAGAGCGCGCAGAGCAGCCGGACGGAAGGTGGGCGCCCACAGTGGCCCGGCCAGAAGGCAGGGAGGCCCGGGACCCCGCTGGCTAGTGCGCCTGGTGCTCTCTGGGACATCCCGCTGCAATTGCAGCAGCAAGGATTCCATCCCTGCTGGTTTGGCTGgacccaggaaggaaggaaggaaggatgctgGCAGCCCGGGCTGTGCCCAGGGGCCCCGCGTGAGAGTtggcccctggggcccccagccAGGAGCAGGCACTGGCCATGGCTGCAGATGTCTCCCAGCAGCGGGCACCCTCGCCGTCAGCCGGGAGCGTGGGCTGAGCGGCTCTGGGGGCCCTTGTGGCCATGGGTGCTGCCCTTCTGCTCTCCGCTCTGAGCCTGGCGGGAGCCCCGTCCTGGGCATGACCCAACCGGCGCCCCGCGGCATGGATGCGGGCTACATCGCCGTGGAGGTGATGATCGCCGTGCTGTCCATCGTGGGCAACGTCCTGGTCTGCTGGGCCGTGGCCATCAACAGCACCCTGAAGAATGCCACCAACTACTTCCTGGTCTCACTGGCGGTGGCCGACATCGCGGTGGGGCTGCTGGCCATCCCCTTCGCCATCACCATCAGCGTCGGCTTGGAGACCAACTTCCACTGCTGCCTCTTCTTGGCCTGCTTCGTCCTGGTCCTCACCCAGAGCTCCATCTTCAGCTTGCTGGCGGTGGCCGTCGACCGGTACTTGGCCATCAAGATCCCGCTTAG ATACAAGAGCATCGTGACGGGGAAGCGGGCCCGGGGCCTCATCGGCATCCTCTGGCTGCTCTCGTTCAGCATCGGCCTGATCCCGCTGATGGGCTGGAACCTCCGGGACGTGGCCACGGGGAGCTGCCCCAATGCCACCAACGGGACCCGAGGCCCTGGGGAGGGGGGCCGGCCGGCCTGCCTGGTCAAATGCCTCTTTGAGAACGTGGTGACCATGAGCTACATGGTCTACTTCAACTTCTTTGGCTGCGTCCTGCTGCCCCTCCTGGCCATGCTGGGCATCTACGTCAAGATCTTCATGGTGGCCTGCCGGCAGCTGCGGCAGATGGAGCTGGTGGGCAACTCCCGGACCACCCTGCAGAAGGAGGTCAACGCTGCCAAGTCGCTGGCCATCATCGTGGGCGTCTTTGCCATCTGCTGGCTGCCCCTCCACATCCTCAACTGCCTCACCCTCTTCGACAAGGACTTCGGCGAGCAGAAGCCCGAGGAGCTGATGAACTTCACCATCATCCTCTCCCACATCAACTCGGTCGTCAACCCCATCATCTACGCGTACCGGATCCAGGATTTCCGGTGCACCTTCCGCAAGATCCTCTGGCGGTACGTCCTCTGTAAGCCCCAGGACTTCCCGAAGTACCCCAAGGGCAGCCGCGCCAGCAGACACCTCTCCGTCAGTAATATCAGCAGCACCCGGGCCTGCATTTGA